A window of the Desulforapulum autotrophicum HRM2 genome harbors these coding sequences:
- a CDS encoding efflux RND transporter permease subunit, with product MSGNPVSEARGPISWMVHNRVTPNLLMIFFVLGGLFMTTRIKQEVFPEFDLDMVTVSVSYSGASPEEVEQGIILVVEEAIRSIDGVKELTATATEGKGTVSAELEEDADQQKIYQEIKQEIDRITTFPEDADEPEVSLVTHLREVLDINLYGNVTEMALRETADQVRDRLLQNAQITQVDLAGIRDYEILVEVSQERLRAYGLTLAGIATTINSASTEIPGGSVDTAGGDILLRIKDRRDWAHEFARIPIVTTAEGSVVYLEDIATVREGFEETDQFATYNGQRAIGVDVYRVGDQTPIGVAEAVRTAMEEIEQDLPAGIHWHISRDQSEVYQQRLELLMKNAFMGLALVLVVLGLFLEFKLAFWVTMGIPTAFLGSLLFLPVVGVSINMISMFAFIIALGIVVDDAIVAGENIYEYQQQGMGFSQAAVLGARDVAVPITFSILTNVVAFLPLSFIPGTMGKIWKVVPLVVITVFLISWVESLLILPGHLAHIKRRPAGRFTSRLHRWQQGFTNQVARFINRVYDPFLYLCIRWRTLTVALCLTVLIVLVSYALSGRIGIILMPRVESDHADVTAVLPVGSPMEKVAAVQEKLSTAMNTVASENGGDQLLKGIFSKIEENQVEVRAYLTDVGVRPLNTGEVTRLWREKLGPVVGLESLRFESDGGGPGSGAALTIELSHSDIQVLDQASAALAEGLGEFSNVKDIDDGYTPGKQQLDFSIRPEGQSLGLTSAEVARQVRNAFSGAEALSQQRGRNEVTVRVRLPENERTSEYNVEHLMIQTPAGIFVPLAEIATVERGRAYTSISRRDARRTVTVSADVEPMGETGQVQAALNSTLLPELAREYPGLSYGYQGRQADMKESMQSLIGGFVLSMMAIYFLLAIPFRSYTQPLIVMVAIPFGIVGAILGHLLMGYNLSLMSMMGIVALAGVVVNDSLVLIDYANRQRHEGLGAMDAIHIAGLRRFRPIILTTLTTFGGLAPMIFETSRQARFMIPMALSLGFGILFSTVITLVLVPCLYLLIEDVHQLLGQGDKHLSAHGTDMADKQDALTPAE from the coding sequence ATGAGCGGCAATCCTGTATCAGAGGCACGCGGCCCCATCTCCTGGATGGTGCATAACCGGGTAACCCCCAACCTGCTCATGATTTTTTTTGTGCTGGGCGGACTGTTCATGACCACCCGTATCAAGCAGGAGGTCTTTCCCGAATTCGACCTGGACATGGTGACGGTCAGTGTCAGCTATTCCGGGGCAAGCCCCGAAGAGGTGGAGCAGGGGATCATCCTGGTGGTGGAAGAGGCCATCCGTTCCATCGACGGGGTTAAAGAGTTGACCGCAACCGCAACCGAGGGAAAAGGGACGGTGTCTGCCGAACTGGAAGAAGACGCCGACCAGCAGAAAATTTACCAGGAGATCAAACAGGAAATAGATCGGATCACTACCTTTCCCGAAGATGCCGATGAACCCGAAGTTTCACTTGTCACCCACCTTCGGGAGGTTCTTGACATCAACCTTTACGGAAATGTGACGGAAATGGCCCTGCGCGAGACCGCCGACCAGGTCCGGGACCGGTTACTGCAAAACGCCCAGATCACCCAGGTCGACCTGGCCGGAATCCGGGACTATGAAATCCTGGTGGAAGTTTCCCAGGAACGGTTGCGGGCCTACGGACTTACCCTGGCCGGAATCGCAACGACCATTAACAGCGCTTCCACCGAAATTCCCGGCGGCTCGGTGGATACGGCCGGCGGGGATATCCTGCTGCGGATAAAAGACCGCCGGGACTGGGCCCATGAGTTCGCCCGGATCCCCATTGTAACAACGGCCGAAGGCAGCGTGGTGTACCTCGAAGATATTGCCACCGTGCGCGAAGGTTTCGAAGAAACGGACCAGTTCGCCACCTACAACGGGCAGCGGGCCATCGGAGTTGACGTTTACAGGGTCGGGGATCAGACCCCCATTGGGGTGGCCGAAGCCGTACGCACGGCCATGGAAGAGATCGAACAGGACCTGCCCGCCGGCATCCACTGGCATATCAGCCGTGACCAATCCGAAGTATACCAGCAGCGCCTGGAACTGCTGATGAAAAATGCCTTCATGGGGTTGGCCCTGGTACTGGTCGTACTCGGGTTGTTCCTGGAGTTCAAGCTGGCCTTCTGGGTCACCATGGGGATTCCCACCGCCTTTCTCGGCAGCCTGCTTTTTCTGCCGGTTGTGGGGGTGTCCATCAACATGATCTCCATGTTTGCCTTTATCATTGCCCTGGGGATCGTGGTGGACGACGCCATTGTTGCCGGTGAAAATATCTACGAATACCAGCAGCAGGGCATGGGATTTTCCCAGGCTGCCGTTCTGGGCGCCCGGGATGTGGCTGTCCCCATCACCTTTTCCATTCTTACCAATGTCGTGGCTTTTTTGCCCCTTTCCTTTATTCCCGGGACCATGGGCAAGATCTGGAAGGTCGTCCCCCTGGTGGTGATCACGGTCTTTCTCATCTCCTGGGTGGAATCATTGCTGATCCTGCCGGGCCACCTTGCCCATATCAAGCGCCGGCCGGCCGGTCGTTTCACTTCCCGCCTGCACCGCTGGCAACAGGGATTTACGAATCAGGTGGCCCGGTTTATCAACCGGGTCTACGACCCTTTTCTATACCTGTGCATCCGTTGGCGGACCCTGACCGTGGCCCTCTGCCTGACGGTGCTGATCGTCCTGGTCAGCTATGCCCTCAGCGGCCGCATCGGCATCATTTTGATGCCCCGGGTCGAGTCGGACCACGCCGATGTAACCGCTGTCCTTCCCGTGGGCAGTCCCATGGAAAAGGTGGCAGCCGTTCAGGAAAAACTGTCCACGGCCATGAATACTGTGGCGAGTGAAAACGGCGGAGACCAGCTGCTCAAGGGGATTTTTTCCAAGATCGAAGAAAACCAGGTGGAGGTACGGGCCTACCTGACCGATGTCGGGGTGCGACCGTTGAACACCGGTGAAGTGACCCGGCTGTGGCGGGAAAAGCTGGGACCGGTGGTCGGCCTGGAATCGCTGCGCTTTGAATCTGATGGGGGCGGGCCCGGCTCCGGGGCGGCGTTGACCATTGAACTCTCCCATTCGGATATCCAGGTGCTTGACCAGGCCAGCGCTGCCCTGGCCGAAGGGCTGGGCGAATTTTCCAACGTCAAGGATATTGACGACGGCTACACACCGGGCAAACAGCAACTGGACTTTTCCATCAGGCCCGAAGGGCAGAGCCTGGGCCTGACATCCGCCGAGGTGGCCCGCCAGGTACGCAACGCCTTCTCCGGGGCTGAAGCCCTCAGCCAGCAGCGGGGCCGTAATGAGGTGACCGTCCGCGTTCGATTGCCAGAAAACGAGCGCACCAGCGAATACAATGTGGAACATCTGATGATCCAGACCCCGGCGGGAATCTTTGTACCGCTGGCTGAAATCGCCACGGTTGAAAGGGGGCGGGCCTACACCAGCATCAGCCGCCGGGACGCCCGGCGCACGGTGACGGTCAGCGCCGACGTGGAACCCATGGGAGAAACCGGCCAGGTTCAGGCCGCCCTGAACAGCACCCTCCTGCCTGAACTGGCCCGTGAGTATCCCGGTCTCTCCTATGGCTACCAGGGGCGGCAGGCCGACATGAAAGAGAGCATGCAGAGCCTGATCGGCGGCTTTGTCCTGTCCATGATGGCCATTTACTTTCTGCTGGCGATTCCCTTTCGCAGTTACACTCAGCCCCTGATTGTCATGGTCGCTATTCCCTTCGGCATTGTCGGGGCAATACTCGGCCATCTGCTGATGGGGTATAACTTAAGCCTGATGAGCATGATGGGAATCGTGGCCCTGGCCGGGGTGGTGGTCAATGATTCGCTGGTACTCATTGATTACGCCAACCGGCAACGGCATGAAGGTCTGGGGGCTATGGACGCAATCCACATCGCCGGACTGCGCCGTTTCCGGCCCATTATCCTGACCACCCTGACCACATTCGGAGGTCTGGCACCCATGATCTTTGAAACCTCACGCCAGGCCCGGTTCATGATTCCCATGGCCCTGTCACTGGGTTTCGGTATTCTTTTCTCCACGGTGATTACCCTGGTTCTGGTGCCCTGTCTGTATCTGCTCATCGAAGACGTTCACCAATTGCTGGGGCAAGGAGACAAACATTTATCTGCCCATGGCACAGACATGGCGGATAAACAGGATGCCCTGACACCTGCTGAATGA
- a CDS encoding efflux RND transporter periplasmic adaptor subunit has protein sequence MLSKQKISTPTDQDISESVNENRHPRPWSTIVLRGLLPLAVIAAGAGAALWLMETGPQAKPRPQTRNTTLVEYTTVNYGPQQTIITGMGTVTAARTVELKPQVTGNITELSGNLVPGGHFRQGETLLKIDPTDYRLTVKQLTTDVSRAKSDLQLEQGNQLVSQKEYKLLNETVSDVEKALMLRRPQLDNLRATLEAAQTRLEQARVDLTRTQIKAPFNSVVLSRAVDIGTRASDSTVLATLVGTDDCWVVVSIPVSHLRWIKIPHTHGDQGSLVRVYDSAAWGDGVFRQGRVIRLEAGLEEQGRMARLLVRVEDPLGLKPDNTGQPRMLMGQYVRVEIQGQGIASAAAIDREFIRNGNSVWIMDNDGNLSIRPVEIAFRGADQLLITEGITPGEQLIISDIAAPVPGMPLKTVDNTTGQTATREPAGQGGQS, from the coding sequence ATGCTGTCGAAACAAAAAATTTCAACCCCCACTGACCAAGACATATCTGAATCTGTGAATGAAAACCGCCATCCGCGGCCCTGGAGTACCATAGTTCTTCGTGGCCTGCTGCCCCTGGCAGTCATCGCGGCAGGTGCAGGCGCTGCCCTCTGGCTGATGGAAACCGGCCCCCAGGCAAAACCGAGGCCCCAGACGCGGAACACAACGCTGGTGGAATACACAACCGTGAATTACGGCCCACAGCAGACAATAATCACCGGCATGGGCACGGTTACGGCAGCACGCACTGTGGAATTAAAACCACAGGTCACCGGTAACATCACCGAATTAAGCGGAAACCTGGTACCTGGTGGCCATTTTCGTCAGGGTGAGACCCTGCTGAAAATTGATCCCACAGACTACCGTTTAACCGTAAAACAATTAACCACGGATGTGTCCAGAGCCAAGTCTGACTTGCAGCTTGAGCAGGGCAACCAGCTGGTCTCCCAAAAAGAGTACAAACTGTTGAACGAGACGGTGAGCGATGTGGAAAAAGCGCTGATGCTGCGCCGTCCCCAGCTGGATAATCTGCGCGCCACCCTTGAAGCGGCCCAGACCCGCCTCGAACAAGCCCGGGTTGACCTTACACGTACCCAGATCAAAGCCCCGTTCAATTCGGTGGTATTGTCACGGGCCGTGGACATTGGTACCCGTGCCAGCGATTCCACGGTGCTTGCCACCCTGGTAGGTACCGATGACTGCTGGGTGGTGGTGTCCATACCTGTGAGCCATCTGCGCTGGATCAAAATACCCCATACCCATGGGGACCAGGGATCCCTGGTCCGGGTTTACGACTCGGCCGCCTGGGGCGACGGTGTTTTTCGCCAGGGCCGGGTGATTCGCCTGGAAGCCGGCCTGGAAGAGCAGGGGCGCATGGCACGGCTGCTGGTCCGGGTGGAAGATCCCCTGGGCTTGAAACCGGACAATACGGGCCAGCCCCGAATGCTCATGGGTCAATATGTTCGTGTGGAGATCCAAGGGCAGGGGATAGCATCGGCCGCGGCCATTGATCGCGAATTCATCCGCAACGGCAACAGCGTATGGATCATGGACAACGACGGGAATCTTTCAATCCGTCCTGTTGAAATTGCATTCCGGGGAGCCGATCAGCTGCTGATCACGGAGGGAATAACACCAGGGGAACAACTGATCATCTCAGACATTGCCGCCCCCGTTCCAGGGATGCCCTTGAAAACGGTGGACAACACCACCGGCCAGACGGCAACAAGGGAACCGGCCGGCCAGGGAGGCCAATCATGA
- a CDS encoding efflux transporter outer membrane subunit → MTILCNLSCNAAPQPSARPWIRALVLVALAALISSCSIKSQAPRTPVEIPARFSQSGQSTLPDQWWLSFGDSVLNSLMDQALANNFDLKTAWDRLRQAEALARSAGADLVPTLDVEAENSRNRYYEDGQTTEGHSYTLDLAASYEVDLWGRIRSSRDAAAFEAQASAQDLQAAALTLSAQVAGTWYQLIEQYGQLEILNAQITNNEKVLELVTLQVRTGQVGIADMLQQRQLVESNQGEKAQVLAETGVLEHQLAILLGQPPQQNVAPRVTALIDLPPMPQSGLPAQLIERRPDIRSAYYSVQAADSDLGAAIANRFPQLTLSADLNTTGVHTRDLFNNWLATLAANLVTPIVDGGLRKAEVDRTRAAASQALHTYGQTILDALKEVEDALVQEQRRREFITSIDKQLTLAGQVIQRVRDRYLQGTMDYQRVLDAQLSQQTLQRSLLTAKQALVQDRIDLCLALGSGWVLEQPEQNLSHASKQ, encoded by the coding sequence ATGACCATCCTGTGCAATCTTTCATGCAACGCCGCGCCACAGCCGTCAGCACGGCCGTGGATTAGGGCCCTGGTGCTTGTGGCTCTGGCTGCCCTGATCTCAAGCTGCAGTATCAAAAGCCAGGCGCCCAGAACGCCGGTGGAAATTCCGGCTCGGTTCTCCCAGTCCGGGCAGTCGACTTTGCCCGACCAGTGGTGGCTGTCCTTTGGGGATTCGGTGCTGAACAGCCTCATGGATCAAGCCCTGGCAAACAACTTCGACCTCAAGACCGCCTGGGATCGGCTCCGCCAGGCCGAAGCCCTGGCCCGCAGTGCCGGAGCAGATCTTGTTCCGACCCTTGATGTCGAGGCTGAAAACTCACGCAACCGTTATTACGAAGACGGCCAGACAACCGAAGGCCACAGCTATACCCTGGACCTTGCCGCCAGTTACGAAGTGGACCTGTGGGGCCGGATCCGGTCCAGCCGGGATGCTGCTGCATTTGAAGCCCAGGCCAGTGCCCAGGATCTCCAGGCCGCAGCCCTGACCCTTTCCGCACAGGTGGCCGGCACCTGGTACCAGCTGATCGAGCAGTACGGGCAACTGGAGATACTCAACGCCCAGATCACGAACAACGAAAAGGTGCTGGAACTGGTGACACTCCAGGTCCGAACAGGCCAGGTCGGCATTGCCGATATGTTGCAACAGCGTCAACTGGTGGAGTCCAACCAGGGCGAAAAAGCCCAGGTTCTGGCCGAGACCGGAGTTTTAGAGCACCAACTGGCAATCCTTCTCGGACAGCCTCCCCAGCAGAATGTGGCACCACGGGTGACGGCACTGATCGACCTGCCACCCATGCCGCAATCGGGCCTGCCGGCCCAGTTGATCGAGCGCCGACCGGATATCCGCAGCGCTTACTATAGTGTTCAGGCGGCCGACAGCGATCTGGGTGCGGCCATTGCCAACCGCTTTCCCCAGTTGACCCTTTCAGCTGACCTCAATACCACGGGTGTACATACCCGTGACCTGTTCAACAACTGGCTGGCAACCCTGGCCGCCAATCTGGTGACTCCCATTGTTGATGGGGGCCTGCGAAAGGCCGAGGTCGACCGAACCCGTGCCGCTGCCAGCCAGGCCCTGCATACTTACGGCCAGACCATTCTTGATGCCCTGAAAGAGGTGGAGGACGCCCTGGTACAGGAACAGCGCCGACGCGAATTCATCACCAGCATAGACAAGCAACTCACCCTGGCCGGGCAGGTCATCCAACGGGTACGGGACAGGTACCTCCAGGGAACCATGGATTACCAGCGGGTACTGGATGCACAGCTCTCCCAGCAGACGCTCCAGCGCAGCCTTTTGACAGCCAAACAGGCTCTGGTGCAGGATCGGATTGATCTTTGCCTGGCCCTGGGTTCAGGATGGGTGCTGGAACAGCCGGAACAAAATTTGTCCCATGCTTCAAAACAATAG
- a CDS encoding FAD-dependent oxidoreductase has product MSSSQNPKEISRRNFMTLAGGAAGLAAMAAMGLSPSRGECSVNIPEIDMDKIAVTENETDVLVVGSGIAGLFAAVKGHDAGARVLMVSKGRLGSSGMTPFAKGIFAYDAAKEKLSIDAFVEKVSRSALGTNNPVFTRQMAEHSLARVKDLKQWGFFDSPLYNNSFSKPILERNIPVIERVMITHLIKENGRIAGAAGFSIDEPTVHIFKAKSVILCSGAGGFKPNGFPICDLTHDGTVMAYNIGARVTGKEWNDGHPGQAKNAAACYDGWHGMFDRKPGLTGVEVHHDLGVDLNYQAYMTGNPTKMGPPGMDKDNTVKGGPYVPDEFKRSGPPQGAGPKDGGPPKGGGPQKEGGAPPGMMGTLVGGSSAGMSIHKSEGLVPINDKGASNIPGLYAAGDALGSYMAGAIYTQVGSSLAGSAVQGAIASEAAAAYSQGVEGPKISQARIKAIQGEILAPLKRKQGYSPAWVTQTLQGIMIPNFVLYIKKENLLKAALAYVEELRDHHMPMLRAADLHELRLAHETANMIVSAEMKLKASLMRKESRCSHFRLDYPEMDTKNWNAWINIYKGSNGEMKFEKQPFNSWPS; this is encoded by the coding sequence ATGTCTTCATCTCAAAATCCAAAGGAAATCTCCCGCCGCAATTTCATGACCCTTGCCGGCGGTGCCGCAGGGCTTGCGGCAATGGCTGCCATGGGGTTATCCCCATCCCGGGGAGAGTGCAGCGTCAATATCCCTGAAATTGATATGGATAAAATAGCGGTTACCGAAAACGAAACCGATGTGCTGGTGGTGGGCAGCGGAATCGCAGGACTTTTTGCCGCGGTCAAAGGCCATGATGCCGGTGCCAGGGTCTTGATGGTATCCAAGGGACGTCTCGGCTCATCCGGGATGACACCCTTTGCCAAGGGCATCTTTGCCTATGATGCTGCTAAAGAGAAATTGAGCATTGATGCCTTTGTGGAGAAGGTTTCCCGCTCTGCCCTGGGCACAAACAACCCTGTCTTCACCCGGCAGATGGCCGAGCACTCCCTGGCCCGGGTCAAGGATCTTAAACAATGGGGTTTTTTTGATTCCCCCCTCTATAACAACTCCTTCAGCAAACCCATACTGGAACGAAATATCCCGGTAATCGAAAGGGTCATGATCACCCATCTGATCAAGGAAAACGGCCGCATCGCCGGAGCTGCCGGCTTCAGCATTGATGAACCCACGGTGCACATTTTCAAGGCCAAAAGTGTGATCCTGTGTTCCGGTGCCGGCGGGTTTAAGCCCAATGGCTTTCCCATCTGCGACCTCACCCACGACGGAACGGTCATGGCCTATAATATCGGTGCCAGGGTAACCGGCAAGGAATGGAACGACGGGCATCCGGGTCAGGCGAAAAATGCTGCGGCCTGTTATGACGGGTGGCATGGCATGTTTGACAGAAAACCCGGGCTCACCGGTGTTGAAGTCCACCATGATCTGGGCGTTGACCTCAATTACCAGGCATACATGACTGGAAATCCAACAAAAATGGGACCTCCTGGGATGGACAAAGACAACACCGTAAAAGGCGGACCCTATGTTCCCGATGAATTTAAACGAAGCGGTCCCCCCCAGGGCGCAGGCCCGAAGGACGGTGGCCCCCCCAAGGGCGGTGGACCCCAAAAAGAGGGGGGAGCACCTCCGGGAATGATGGGAACACTCGTGGGCGGCTCTTCTGCAGGAATGTCTATTCATAAGTCCGAGGGGCTGGTCCCGATCAACGACAAAGGCGCATCAAACATTCCCGGGCTCTACGCCGCAGGAGATGCACTCGGGTCCTATATGGCAGGCGCCATCTATACCCAGGTGGGATCTTCACTGGCAGGTTCAGCCGTTCAGGGTGCCATTGCCTCCGAGGCTGCTGCTGCCTATAGTCAAGGGGTTGAGGGTCCCAAAATCTCCCAGGCCAGAATCAAGGCCATACAGGGAGAAATACTCGCACCCCTGAAAAGAAAGCAGGGGTACAGCCCGGCATGGGTGACCCAGACCCTCCAGGGAATCATGATTCCAAATTTCGTTCTCTACATAAAAAAAGAAAACCTGCTAAAGGCGGCACTGGCCTATGTCGAAGAATTGCGGGATCATCATATGCCCATGCTCCGGGCAGCGGATCTCCATGAATTGCGGCTGGCCCACGAAACCGCCAACATGATTGTCAGCGCTGAAATGAAGCTCAAGGCATCACTCATGCGCAAAGAGAGCCGCTGCAGCCATTTTCGACTGGATTATCCTGAAATGGACACTAAAAACTGGAATGCCTGGATCAATATTTACAAGGGCAGCAACGGAGAAATGAAGTTCGAGAAACAGCCCTTTAACAGCTGGCCGTCCTGA
- a CDS encoding ferric reductase-like transmembrane domain-containing protein produces the protein MNDVIKSPFFRQTMLAFAGMPLLIWAMGNFPEQTLLKQALSLITILAVFQMVGQFFWSRTNRYAVKDLTMGKLMKYHKIIGYTFAIALLVHPVFLVVPKFFEAGVGPGEAFITIITTFTSLGVVLGIIAWSLLVILTITSFIRNKLPMGYKTWRVFHGVLAILFTVAGLGHAMDLGRHSNPAMSILIIVLFVVGVLPVVKTYTLEMIKKTGEI, from the coding sequence ATGAATGATGTGATTAAGAGCCCTTTTTTCAGGCAGACCATGCTGGCTTTTGCAGGCATGCCACTGCTGATCTGGGCCATGGGTAATTTTCCAGAGCAGACGCTTTTGAAGCAAGCCCTCTCCCTTATAACCATCCTGGCGGTTTTTCAGATGGTCGGGCAGTTTTTCTGGTCACGGACGAACCGGTACGCTGTCAAAGATCTCACCATGGGTAAATTGATGAAATATCATAAAATCATCGGGTATACCTTTGCCATTGCACTTCTCGTTCATCCTGTTTTCCTGGTTGTACCAAAATTTTTTGAAGCCGGGGTTGGCCCTGGTGAGGCATTCATCACAATTATTACCACCTTTACCAGTCTGGGAGTGGTGCTTGGCATCATTGCCTGGTCTCTTTTGGTGATACTTACCATCACCTCTTTTATACGCAATAAACTGCCAATGGGATATAAGACTTGGCGGGTTTTCCATGGGGTTCTGGCCATTTTGTTTACGGTTGCGGGCCTTGGGCACGCCATGGATCTTGGCCGCCATTCAAATCCTGCCATGTCAATCCTCATCATCGTTCTTTTCGTTGTCGGCGTTCTACCCGTTGTAAAGACGTACACATTGGAAATGATTAAGAAAACTGGAGAAATATAA
- a CDS encoding 4Fe-4S dicluster domain-containing protein, which produces MTIKSIKGCIGCGTCVKTCPTDVIRQDPKTKKAFIKYPADCQICHLCRMYCPVDAITISPEKSIPVVVSWG; this is translated from the coding sequence ATGACTATTAAATCAATTAAGGGGTGTATCGGTTGCGGGACCTGCGTCAAAACCTGCCCCACAGATGTGATCCGTCAGGATCCGAAAACAAAAAAGGCTTTCATCAAGTATCCGGCCGATTGCCAGATATGCCACCTTTGCCGGATGTATTGTCCAGTGGATGCCATTACTATTTCACCGGAAAAATCCATTCCGGTCGTGGTTTCATGGGGGTAA
- a CDS encoding class I SAM-dependent methyltransferase, with product MNDKHKHPKGAGKSSFELINTKILADILPVEPGSVVLDLACGRGLYSMFLSGIIGDQGLVYAVDFWQEGIGLLDQEIEARDITNIKTLILDVTQEIDIDDDSVDVCLVATVLHDFEEINKAGVVLKKIHRILKPGGCLAVVEFKKIEGPPGPPMEIRLSEGEVEKMVARYGFKRENTADMGQYNYLVTFRSRKN from the coding sequence ATGAATGATAAACATAAACATCCCAAGGGCGCAGGCAAGAGTAGTTTTGAATTAATAAACACAAAGATCCTGGCAGACATTCTGCCGGTGGAACCTGGATCCGTTGTCCTTGATCTGGCCTGCGGCAGGGGGCTTTATTCCATGTTCCTGTCCGGGATTATTGGTGATCAGGGGCTGGTTTATGCCGTGGACTTCTGGCAGGAGGGAATTGGCCTTTTAGACCAGGAGATTGAAGCCAGGGACATCACAAATATCAAAACCCTTATTCTGGATGTGACACAGGAAATAGACATTGATGATGACAGTGTTGATGTCTGCCTTGTGGCCACTGTCCTCCATGATTTTGAAGAAATCAACAAGGCAGGTGTGGTTTTAAAAAAAATTCATCGCATATTAAAACCCGGTGGATGTCTTGCCGTTGTTGAGTTCAAGAAAATTGAAGGACCTCCTGGACCGCCCATGGAGATCCGGCTGTCTGAAGGAGAGGTTGAAAAAATGGTTGCCAGATATGGATTTAAACGAGAAAACACGGCCGATATGGGTCAATACAACTATCTGGTCACGTTTCGGTCAAGGAAAAATTAA
- a CDS encoding ribose-phosphate diphosphokinase produces the protein MNENLKVFSSGANTPLAREICNHIGIPLSPIKISRFSNDNLFVQVQESVREKDVFVVQSLTHPASDHIMALLLTLDALRSASARRITAVIPYYSYARSDKKDSPRISIAGRLIADLLKTAGADRVLTMDLHADSVHGFFSMPVDHLTAVPTICDYFARSLDLSRVVVVATDAGGAKRAGRFAERLKTSMAIIDKRRISDSDVKQGLVVGNVQGRDAIIFDDEISTGSTLVATIQTLEKAGVEKIYVGATHPVLCGNAVENLKNSPVTEIVVSNTVDIPNNKLFPKLRILSMGALFAQAILRIHTGESVSALFQ, from the coding sequence ATGAATGAGAACTTAAAAGTGTTTTCAAGCGGCGCCAACACGCCCCTTGCCAGGGAAATCTGTAACCACATCGGCATCCCCCTGAGCCCGATAAAGATATCCCGGTTTTCAAACGACAACCTTTTTGTTCAGGTTCAGGAAAGCGTCAGGGAAAAAGACGTGTTCGTGGTTCAGTCCCTTACCCATCCTGCCAGCGACCATATCATGGCGCTCCTGCTGACCCTGGACGCCCTTCGCAGCGCATCTGCCAGACGGATCACTGCAGTAATTCCCTATTATTCCTATGCCCGGTCAGACAAAAAAGATTCCCCCAGGATATCCATTGCCGGACGACTGATTGCCGATCTGTTGAAAACGGCTGGCGCTGACCGGGTTCTGACCATGGACCTGCACGCAGATTCGGTTCATGGTTTCTTCAGTATGCCCGTGGACCATCTGACGGCAGTTCCAACCATCTGTGATTACTTTGCCCGCAGCCTGGACCTGTCCCGGGTGGTGGTTGTGGCCACCGATGCAGGAGGGGCCAAAAGGGCCGGCCGGTTTGCCGAACGCCTGAAAACATCCATGGCCATTATCGACAAGCGGCGAATCAGTGATTCAGATGTTAAACAGGGACTTGTGGTGGGCAATGTACAAGGCAGGGACGCCATTATCTTTGATGATGAAATCTCCACGGGCAGCACCCTTGTCGCCACGATTCAAACCCTTGAAAAGGCAGGTGTGGAAAAAATTTATGTGGGCGCCACCCACCCGGTCCTGTGCGGCAATGCCGTGGAAAACCTGAAAAATTCACCGGTTACAGAAATCGTTGTTTCAAATACCGTGGACATTCCCAACAACAAACTATTTCCGAAATTAAGAATTCTTTCCATGGGGGCTTTGTTCGCCCAGGCAATTTTGAGAATCCACACCGGAGAAAGCGTGAGTGCCCTGTTCCAATAG
- a CDS encoding KH domain-containing protein produces the protein MKELILLIAKALVDNPDQVVVQEFAAQQTLVLELSVAKEDLGKIIGKKGRTVTAMRTILSCASAKRKKRAILEIVEE, from the coding sequence ATGAAAGAGTTGATTCTGCTCATTGCGAAAGCGCTGGTTGATAATCCGGATCAGGTTGTTGTTCAAGAATTCGCGGCCCAGCAGACCCTTGTGTTGGAATTAAGTGTCGCAAAAGAAGATCTTGGCAAGATCATTGGCAAAAAAGGCAGGACGGTAACGGCCATGCGAACTATTTTATCATGTGCATCTGCAAAAAGAAAAAAAAGGGCCATCCTGGAAATAGTTGAAGAATAA